One Actinoplanes missouriensis 431 DNA segment encodes these proteins:
- a CDS encoding S1 family peptidase: protein MFWKLLPVILAVPIGAVVAAAPAEAIANGTSVPDGRYPFAVKLIDNGIPTADGGRRDSSCSGGLVSPHWVLTAGHCFKDADGRRVSRPVAEESLATVGRTDQSGDDGHETEVVEVRQHGEADVALARLDRGITDITPLRLSRARPAAGQKARLVGYGLTTATAKRTPDRLRTGQFRVTGVEQTEMGLSGVSPKRSTSPCERDSGGPYFTEAKDGAAVVVGVVSRGPACPHTGPDIATRVDAIAPWILSIIKSDLAASPSVKPSKTTKKPAKPGGTPARTTVAAPPAGDPAALTLPPAALLSVPIVLVVLIGLLTAARGKRRYRGRRRNSAR from the coding sequence ATGTTCTGGAAGTTGTTGCCGGTGATCCTTGCGGTGCCGATCGGGGCGGTCGTCGCGGCCGCGCCCGCCGAAGCGATCGCGAACGGGACGAGTGTGCCCGACGGCCGGTATCCCTTCGCGGTCAAACTGATCGACAACGGCATCCCGACCGCGGACGGTGGCCGCCGCGACAGCTCCTGCTCGGGCGGGCTGGTCTCGCCGCACTGGGTGCTCACGGCGGGGCACTGTTTCAAGGACGCGGACGGCCGCCGGGTGTCCCGCCCGGTCGCCGAGGAGTCCCTCGCCACGGTCGGGCGCACCGACCAGAGCGGCGACGACGGGCACGAGACCGAGGTCGTGGAGGTCCGCCAGCACGGCGAGGCGGATGTCGCGCTGGCCCGGCTGGATCGCGGGATCACGGACATCACCCCGCTGCGGCTGAGCCGGGCGCGTCCGGCGGCGGGCCAGAAGGCCCGATTGGTGGGGTACGGCCTGACGACCGCCACCGCCAAACGGACCCCTGATCGTCTGCGGACGGGCCAGTTCCGGGTCACCGGCGTGGAGCAGACCGAGATGGGACTGTCCGGAGTGTCACCGAAACGCAGCACCAGCCCGTGCGAGCGCGACTCCGGCGGCCCCTACTTCACCGAGGCGAAGGACGGCGCGGCGGTGGTGGTGGGCGTGGTGAGCCGCGGCCCGGCCTGCCCGCACACCGGCCCGGACATCGCGACCCGGGTGGACGCGATAGCGCCCTGGATCCTCTCGATCATCAAGTCCGACCTGGCCGCGAGCCCGTCGGTGAAGCCGTCGAAGACCACGAAGAAGCCCGCCAAGCCGGGCGGCACGCCGGCCCGGACCACCGTGGCCGCCCCACCGGCCGGCGACCCGGCCGCGCTGACCCTGCCGCCTGCGGCCCTGCTGTCCGTCCCGATCGTGCTGGTCGTCCTGATCGGGCTGCTCACGGCGGCGCGGGGCAAGCGCCGGTACCGCGGGCGACGGCGGAACTCAGCGCGCTGA
- a CDS encoding SDR family oxidoreductase — MSTQQKRVALVTGGSGGIGRAVVERLSRDGFAVAVHYAGNAARAEQIAGTITGAGGAAIAVGGDVADEQAMTAAFDATEAAFGGIDVVVNTAGIMLLSPIATLGLDDLDRMHRINIRGTFVVSQLAANRVRAGGAIVNFSTSVTRTQFPTYGAYVASKAAVEAMTLVLARELRGKDITVNAVAPGPTATPLFLEGKDETAVANLAKAAPLERLGQPEDIAEAVAFLAGPARWVNGQVLFANGGLA; from the coding sequence ATGTCCACTCAGCAGAAGCGGGTCGCTCTGGTCACCGGTGGATCCGGGGGCATCGGCCGCGCCGTCGTGGAGCGGCTGTCGCGCGACGGTTTCGCCGTCGCGGTGCACTACGCCGGGAACGCCGCCCGGGCCGAGCAGATCGCCGGCACGATCACCGGGGCCGGCGGGGCCGCGATCGCCGTCGGCGGTGACGTCGCCGACGAGCAGGCGATGACGGCGGCCTTCGACGCCACCGAGGCCGCGTTCGGCGGGATCGACGTGGTCGTCAACACCGCCGGCATCATGCTGCTCTCCCCGATCGCCACCCTCGGCCTCGACGACCTGGACCGCATGCACCGCATCAACATCCGCGGCACCTTCGTCGTGTCGCAACTGGCGGCCAACCGGGTCCGCGCGGGCGGCGCGATCGTCAACTTCTCGACGAGCGTCACCCGGACACAGTTCCCCACGTACGGCGCCTACGTCGCCAGCAAGGCCGCGGTCGAGGCGATGACCCTGGTGCTGGCTCGTGAGCTGCGCGGCAAGGACATCACGGTGAACGCCGTCGCGCCCGGCCCCACCGCCACTCCCCTGTTCCTGGAGGGCAAGGACGAGACCGCCGTGGCGAACCTCGCCAAGGCCGCACCGCTGGAGCGCCTCGGTCAGCCCGAGGACATCGCGGAGGCGGTCGCCTTCCTGGCCGGCCCGGCCCGCTGGGTGAACGGCCAGGTGCTGTTCGCCAACGGCGGCCTCGCCTGA
- a CDS encoding TetR/AcrR family transcriptional regulator: MTRLPDPTEPSSSGPRARGRGRRPIEEVRGDVLDATGRIVLGEGIAGLTFEKVARAAAVSKTTLYKLWPSPNALALDAYFHAVADTLAFETTDDVRRDLLAQLHNFAAVMRTPGGRALLELIGAAQTDPDLAVAYRTRYSAGRRALACERLTLAQEQGQIRGDVDVRVLVDQLWGAVYHRLLVPDEPVTDEFIEALVANLFTGVTPDGR; the protein is encoded by the coding sequence GTGACGCGGCTGCCGGACCCGACCGAACCGTCCTCGTCCGGGCCGCGGGCACGGGGCCGCGGCCGGCGACCCATCGAGGAGGTCCGCGGCGACGTGCTCGACGCGACCGGACGCATCGTCCTGGGCGAGGGCATCGCCGGCCTCACCTTCGAGAAGGTCGCCAGGGCCGCCGCCGTCAGCAAGACCACCCTCTACAAACTCTGGCCCTCGCCGAACGCGCTGGCGCTGGACGCCTACTTCCACGCGGTCGCCGACACGCTCGCTTTCGAGACCACCGACGACGTACGCCGTGACCTGCTCGCCCAGCTGCACAACTTCGCCGCCGTCATGCGTACGCCCGGCGGCCGGGCCCTGCTGGAGCTGATCGGCGCCGCCCAGACCGATCCGGATCTCGCCGTCGCGTACCGCACCCGGTACTCGGCCGGCCGCCGGGCGCTCGCCTGCGAGCGGCTGACGCTGGCCCAGGAGCAGGGGCAGATCCGCGGCGACGTGGACGTGCGGGTCCTGGTCGACCAGCTCTGGGGCGCGGTCTACCACCGGCTGCTGGTCCCCGACGAGCCGGTCACCGACGAGTTCATCGAGGCCCTCGTGGCGAATCTGTTCACCGGGGTCACCCCTGACGGCCGCTAA
- a CDS encoding dihydrofolate reductase family protein, which translates to MGILTFSLNVTLDGCVDHQEGIADDETHAHFTRLMDESGAMLWGRVTYEMMEVFWPAVARGDEEAPPAMREWAEKLEAKPKYVVSSTRTDFPWTNSHHVAGDLREGVQKLKDATPDGVLLGSGLLATELDRLDLIDEYQLLVHPRIAGHGPTLYQRGLPGTRRLELISASPFRNGAVAMHYRRAR; encoded by the coding sequence ATGGGAATCCTCACCTTCAGCCTCAACGTCACCCTGGACGGTTGCGTCGACCACCAGGAGGGGATCGCCGACGACGAGACGCACGCCCACTTCACGCGCCTGATGGACGAGAGCGGCGCCATGCTCTGGGGCCGCGTCACCTACGAGATGATGGAGGTCTTCTGGCCGGCGGTGGCCCGCGGCGACGAGGAGGCGCCGCCGGCCATGCGGGAGTGGGCGGAGAAGCTGGAGGCGAAACCGAAGTACGTGGTGTCGTCGACGCGCACGGACTTCCCGTGGACCAACAGCCACCACGTCGCCGGTGATCTGCGCGAGGGCGTGCAGAAGCTGAAGGACGCCACCCCGGACGGGGTCCTGCTCGGCAGCGGCCTGCTCGCGACCGAGCTCGACCGGCTGGACCTGATCGACGAGTACCAGCTGCTCGTCCATCCCCGGATCGCCGGCCACGGGCCGACGCTGTACCAGCGCGGGCTGCCCGGCACGCGCCGGCTCGAGCTGATCTCCGCGTCGCCGTTCCGCAACGGCGCGGTGGCCATGCACTACCGCCGCGCGCGCTGA
- a CDS encoding DUF4396 domain-containing protein gives MMTSWRSAAQATLHCLTGCAIGEILGMVIGTALGWHAGPTVVLSIALAFVFGYALTMRPLLAHGLPLRTALGVALAADTVSIAVMEILDNAVMLVVPGAMEAGLASGLFWGSLAFALAVAFVLTVPINRWLISRGKGHAVVHRYHHAHR, from the coding sequence ATGATGACTTCCTGGCGTTCCGCGGCTCAAGCCACCCTGCACTGCCTGACCGGCTGCGCCATCGGCGAGATTCTGGGCATGGTGATCGGCACCGCGCTGGGCTGGCATGCCGGACCCACCGTGGTGCTCTCGATCGCGCTGGCGTTCGTTTTCGGCTACGCGCTGACCATGCGGCCGCTGCTGGCGCACGGCCTCCCGCTGCGCACCGCCCTCGGCGTCGCCCTCGCCGCCGACACCGTGTCGATCGCCGTGATGGAGATCCTGGACAACGCGGTGATGCTCGTCGTCCCCGGCGCGATGGAGGCCGGGCTGGCCAGCGGCCTCTTCTGGGGCTCGCTGGCGTTCGCCCTGGCTGTCGCGTTCGTGCTGACCGTGCCGATCAACCGCTGGCTGATCTCACGCGGCAAGGGGCATGCGGTCGTGCACCGGTACCACCACGCGCACCGATGA
- a CDS encoding helix-turn-helix transcriptional regulator, whose protein sequence is MTTQAVAPATQISVSLRATDPLTLAGLSGLLADRPELLVLDPDEAGGEVLVFAADRLDARVVPALRRSAAVTRRPVVLVLDEINESELLLAVECRVQSVLPRAAATGERLVRAVTAVAAGDGLLPPPLVGDLLKHLRELQRQVLDEAGLTASGLTPREIAVIRLMAEGLETTEIAAELCYSERTVKGVIHAITRRLRLRNRSHIIAHAMRYGVI, encoded by the coding sequence ATGACCACCCAGGCCGTCGCGCCGGCGACGCAGATCTCCGTCTCGCTGCGCGCCACTGACCCGCTCACCCTGGCCGGGCTGAGCGGGCTGCTCGCCGACCGGCCCGAGCTGCTGGTGCTGGACCCGGACGAGGCCGGCGGTGAGGTGCTGGTGTTCGCCGCCGACCGGCTCGACGCCCGGGTGGTGCCGGCGCTGCGCCGCTCGGCGGCCGTCACCCGGCGGCCGGTGGTGCTGGTCCTCGACGAGATCAACGAGTCCGAGCTGCTGCTCGCGGTGGAGTGCCGGGTGCAGTCGGTGCTGCCGCGCGCGGCCGCGACGGGGGAGCGGCTGGTTCGCGCGGTGACCGCTGTCGCGGCCGGTGACGGCCTGCTCCCGCCGCCGCTCGTCGGGGACCTGCTGAAGCATCTGCGTGAGCTGCAACGGCAGGTCCTCGACGAGGCGGGGCTCACCGCGTCCGGGCTGACGCCCCGCGAGATCGCCGTGATCCGGTTGATGGCCGAGGGCCTGGAGACCACCGAGATCGCCGCCGAGCTGTGTTACTCGGAACGCACCGTGAAGGGCGTCATCCACGCCATCACCCGGCGGTTGCGGCTGCGCAACCGCTCGCACATCATCGCCCACGCCATGCGGTACGGCGTCATCTGA
- a CDS encoding cyclic nucleotide-binding domain-containing thioredoxin-disulfide reductase, with amino-acid sequence MTNLPATSFPELGLRTEDLRAAATALLTAEQLSLAAGYGTRVAVVAGQPLYEIGDANCDLVISESATLTSRAVSEEPFLTYGPGGFAGELSLLTGQIGNLAVRVAEPGTVLMIDHGGFRRLMAQQTDLGDLFLRAFLARRRLLRMSAEQETRIVGDPRAGESLALQVFLSRQGLPHLWVDSEAAPGRTALRDAGLGSADLPVAFTAGATLRRVTPGVLSERLGLSYRSTGRGVIDLAIVGAGPAGLAAAVYGASEGLATLLLDAVATGGQAATSARIENYLGFPFGLSGLDLTTRAAVQALKFGAEIATPCGVAALRSGPDGHELVLGDGTRIRARAVLIATGAAYRSLPIGRWDHFVGAGIYHAATDLEAQTVAGEPVAVVGGANSAGQASLHLARYARHVTLIVRGDDLGAKMSAYLVERIRADPRITVLTGAEVTALHGGKHLDRITVTGRGGRLACRGLFSFIGAVADTSWLDGPELDGDGFIRTDGPGRLPFETSVPGVFAAGDVRLGSMKRVAAAVGEGSGAVRSVHQSLNRQ; translated from the coding sequence GTGACGAACCTGCCAGCAACATCGTTCCCGGAGCTAGGGCTGCGCACCGAGGATCTGCGGGCGGCCGCGACCGCGCTGCTCACCGCCGAGCAGCTGAGCCTGGCCGCCGGTTACGGCACGCGGGTCGCGGTGGTCGCCGGGCAGCCGCTGTACGAGATCGGCGACGCCAACTGCGATCTCGTGATCAGCGAGTCGGCCACACTGACCTCCCGTGCCGTGTCCGAGGAGCCGTTCCTCACCTACGGCCCGGGCGGGTTCGCCGGTGAGCTGAGCCTGCTGACCGGGCAGATCGGCAACCTCGCGGTGCGGGTCGCCGAGCCGGGCACGGTGCTGATGATCGACCACGGTGGGTTCCGCCGGTTGATGGCGCAGCAGACCGACCTCGGCGACCTGTTCCTGCGCGCGTTCCTGGCCCGCCGCCGGCTGCTGCGGATGAGCGCCGAGCAGGAGACCCGCATCGTCGGCGACCCGCGCGCCGGGGAGAGTCTCGCCCTGCAGGTCTTCCTGTCCCGGCAGGGGCTGCCGCACCTCTGGGTGGACAGCGAGGCAGCGCCCGGGCGAACCGCGCTGCGCGACGCCGGGCTCGGATCCGCCGACCTGCCCGTCGCGTTCACCGCCGGGGCCACGCTGCGCCGGGTCACGCCGGGTGTGCTCAGCGAGCGGCTCGGTCTGTCGTACCGGAGCACCGGCCGCGGGGTGATCGACCTGGCGATCGTCGGTGCCGGACCGGCCGGGCTGGCCGCCGCGGTCTACGGCGCCTCGGAGGGGCTCGCCACGCTGCTGCTCGACGCGGTCGCCACCGGCGGGCAGGCCGCGACGAGCGCCCGGATCGAGAATTACCTGGGCTTCCCGTTCGGGCTCAGCGGCCTGGATCTGACCACCCGGGCGGCCGTGCAGGCGCTCAAGTTCGGCGCCGAGATCGCCACCCCGTGCGGGGTCGCGGCCCTGCGGTCCGGGCCGGACGGGCACGAGCTGGTGCTCGGCGACGGCACCCGGATCCGGGCGCGGGCCGTGTTGATCGCGACCGGCGCCGCGTACCGGTCGTTGCCGATCGGCAGGTGGGACCACTTCGTCGGCGCGGGGATCTATCACGCCGCGACCGATCTGGAGGCGCAGACCGTCGCCGGTGAGCCGGTCGCGGTGGTCGGCGGCGCCAACTCGGCCGGGCAGGCGTCGCTGCACCTGGCCCGGTACGCCCGGCATGTCACCCTGATCGTGCGGGGTGACGATCTCGGCGCGAAGATGTCGGCCTACCTGGTCGAGCGGATCCGCGCCGATCCGAGGATCACGGTGCTGACCGGTGCCGAGGTCACCGCGCTGCACGGCGGGAAGCACCTGGACCGGATCACGGTGACCGGCCGGGGCGGGCGGCTCGCCTGCCGGGGGCTGTTCAGTTTCATCGGCGCGGTCGCCGACACGTCGTGGCTGGACGGGCCGGAGCTGGACGGGGACGGGTTCATCCGTACCGATGGGCCCGGCCGGCTGCCGTTTGAGACCAGCGTGCCCGGTGTGTTCGCCGCCGGCGACGTGCGGCTCGGCTCGATGAAACGGGTCGCCGCCGCGGTCGGCGAGGGGTCCGGCGCGGTCCGCTCGGTGCACCAGTCACTGAATCGTCAGTGA
- a CDS encoding DUF2089 domain-containing protein: protein MTERAMDWQELTDLTRGRPFVVERVRLEGSGVVIEGEFELPQLAQLGVEEQVFVTAFVRCHGSIKEMERIFGVSYPTIKSRLNRIAQTLDFVETDPAPSRAEVIARLRRGEITAQQALAELDGGA, encoded by the coding sequence ATGACAGAGCGGGCGATGGACTGGCAGGAACTCACCGACCTCACCCGGGGCCGGCCGTTCGTCGTCGAGCGGGTGCGCCTGGAAGGCAGCGGCGTCGTGATCGAGGGCGAGTTCGAGCTGCCGCAGCTGGCTCAGCTCGGCGTCGAGGAGCAGGTCTTCGTCACGGCGTTCGTGCGGTGCCACGGCTCGATCAAGGAGATGGAGCGGATCTTCGGGGTGAGCTACCCGACGATCAAGTCACGGCTGAACCGGATCGCGCAGACGCTCGACTTCGTCGAGACCGATCCGGCGCCGTCCCGGGCCGAGGTCATCGCCCGGCTGCGGCGCGGCGAGATCACCGCCCAGCAGGCCCTCGCCGAGCTGGACGGTGGAGCGTGA
- a CDS encoding SHOCT-like domain-containing protein — MTEQRRDILDMLAEGKITAEEAEQLIAALERNQPPVAAVTETRPKGTAKYLRVEVDTTEGGEPGRVNVRVPLQLLRAGVRLAALIPPQALTKANAELSKSGVPFDLTQLKPEQLEELIEHLDEVTVEVDQPDSKVRVFCE, encoded by the coding sequence GTGACCGAACAACGCAGAGACATCCTCGACATGCTGGCCGAGGGCAAGATCACCGCAGAGGAGGCGGAGCAGCTGATCGCCGCGCTGGAGCGCAACCAGCCGCCGGTGGCCGCGGTCACCGAGACCCGGCCCAAGGGCACCGCTAAATATCTGCGCGTCGAGGTGGACACCACCGAGGGCGGCGAGCCGGGGCGGGTCAACGTCCGGGTGCCGCTGCAGCTGCTGCGGGCCGGTGTGCGGCTCGCCGCGCTGATCCCGCCGCAGGCGCTGACCAAGGCCAACGCCGAGCTGAGCAAGTCGGGCGTCCCGTTCGACCTGACGCAGCTCAAGCCGGAGCAGCTGGAGGAGCTGATCGAACACCTCGACGAGGTGACGGTCGAGGTCGACCAGCCGGACAGCAAGGTGCGGGTCTTCTGTGAGTGA